One Elaeis guineensis isolate ETL-2024a chromosome 10, EG11, whole genome shotgun sequence genomic window carries:
- the LOC105037653 gene encoding uncharacterized protein isoform X1 has protein sequence MAHRKEKPNLRGDPVSPGNRILRGPDEETTVKRPATPLPVPEVKPGVKSGAHKAPKLDGSSTETEELHIVDESDGRRWIIQDKTVIDLLRSYKSASDEKTKDDIVKRLQSYVASLSKKSNACQASKNSSDKGSSHQSPMSNAASLSKIIEKILNLKVDECPQVFMSSTKIQASQSDKQLQLSKNAGTKGDLDGNRMDVDKNSSPQRSMPRSVHLPRDGI, from the exons ATGGCACACCGGAAAG AAAAACCCAACCTTCGAGGAGATCCTGTTAGTCCTGGCAACAGAATTCTCAGGGGACCTGATGAGGAAACCACTGTTAAGCGTCCAGCAACACCCTTGCCCGTTCCTGAAGTGAAACCTGGAGTGAAATCTGGAGCGCATAAGGCGCCCAAGTTAGATGGAAGCTCCACTGAAACAGAGGAGCTTCATATTGTCGACGAGTCAGATGGACGTCGATGGATAATTCAAGACAAGACAGTAATCGATCTACTCAGAAGCTACAAGTCTGCCTCTGATGAGAAGACGAAGGATGATATAGTAAAACGTCTTCAG TCATATGTTGCTTCGCTGAGCAAAAAGAGTAACGCATGCCAAGCATCCAAGAACAGTTCAGACAAGGGTTCAAGCCATCAGTCTCCCATGTCAAATGCTGCATCTTTGTCAAAGATTATTGAGAAAATCCTGAATTTGAAAGTCGACGAATGTCCTCag GTTTTTATGTCGAGCACCAAGATTCAGGCCAGCCAATCAGATAAGCAACTCCAACTCTCAAAGAATGCAGGCACAAAAGGTGATTTAGATGGGAATCGCATGGATGTGGATAAGAATTCAAGCCCTCAGCGGTCCATGCCAAGGTCTGTGCATTTGCCACGAGACGGTATATGA
- the LOC105037653 gene encoding uncharacterized protein isoform X2 has translation MAHRKEKPNLRGDPVSPGNRILRGPDEETTVKRPATPLPVPEVKPGVKSGAHKAPKLDGSSTETEELHIVDESDGRRWIIQDKTVIDLLRSYKSASDEKTKDDIVKRLQSYVASLSKKSNACQASKNSSDKGSSHQSPMSNAASLSKIIEKILNLKVDECPQIQASQSDKQLQLSKNAGTKGDLDGNRMDVDKNSSPQRSMPRSVHLPRDGI, from the exons ATGGCACACCGGAAAG AAAAACCCAACCTTCGAGGAGATCCTGTTAGTCCTGGCAACAGAATTCTCAGGGGACCTGATGAGGAAACCACTGTTAAGCGTCCAGCAACACCCTTGCCCGTTCCTGAAGTGAAACCTGGAGTGAAATCTGGAGCGCATAAGGCGCCCAAGTTAGATGGAAGCTCCACTGAAACAGAGGAGCTTCATATTGTCGACGAGTCAGATGGACGTCGATGGATAATTCAAGACAAGACAGTAATCGATCTACTCAGAAGCTACAAGTCTGCCTCTGATGAGAAGACGAAGGATGATATAGTAAAACGTCTTCAG TCATATGTTGCTTCGCTGAGCAAAAAGAGTAACGCATGCCAAGCATCCAAGAACAGTTCAGACAAGGGTTCAAGCCATCAGTCTCCCATGTCAAATGCTGCATCTTTGTCAAAGATTATTGAGAAAATCCTGAATTTGAAAGTCGACGAATGTCCTCag ATTCAGGCCAGCCAATCAGATAAGCAACTCCAACTCTCAAAGAATGCAGGCACAAAAGGTGATTTAGATGGGAATCGCATGGATGTGGATAAGAATTCAAGCCCTCAGCGGTCCATGCCAAGGTCTGTGCATTTGCCACGAGACGGTATATGA
- the LOC105037653 gene encoding uncharacterized protein isoform X3, with the protein MAHRKEKPNLRGDPVSPGNRILRGPDEETTVKRPATPLPVPEVKPGVKSGAHKAPKLDGSSTETEELHIVDESDGRRWIIQDKTVIDLLRSYKSASDEKTKDDIVKRLQSYVASLSKKSNACQASKNSSDKGSSHQSPMSNAASLSKIIEKILNLKVDECPQNAGTKGDLDGNRMDVDKNSSPQRSMPRSVHLPRDGI; encoded by the exons ATGGCACACCGGAAAG AAAAACCCAACCTTCGAGGAGATCCTGTTAGTCCTGGCAACAGAATTCTCAGGGGACCTGATGAGGAAACCACTGTTAAGCGTCCAGCAACACCCTTGCCCGTTCCTGAAGTGAAACCTGGAGTGAAATCTGGAGCGCATAAGGCGCCCAAGTTAGATGGAAGCTCCACTGAAACAGAGGAGCTTCATATTGTCGACGAGTCAGATGGACGTCGATGGATAATTCAAGACAAGACAGTAATCGATCTACTCAGAAGCTACAAGTCTGCCTCTGATGAGAAGACGAAGGATGATATAGTAAAACGTCTTCAG TCATATGTTGCTTCGCTGAGCAAAAAGAGTAACGCATGCCAAGCATCCAAGAACAGTTCAGACAAGGGTTCAAGCCATCAGTCTCCCATGTCAAATGCTGCATCTTTGTCAAAGATTATTGAGAAAATCCTGAATTTGAAAGTCGACGAATGTCCTCag AATGCAGGCACAAAAGGTGATTTAGATGGGAATCGCATGGATGTGGATAAGAATTCAAGCCCTCAGCGGTCCATGCCAAGGTCTGTGCATTTGCCACGAGACGGTATATGA